A window of Rhinatrema bivittatum chromosome 2, aRhiBiv1.1, whole genome shotgun sequence contains these coding sequences:
- the LOC115083728 gene encoding oocyte zinc finger protein XlCOF6-like — protein MPAGASAQVPVTFEDITVCFSQEEWEYLEEWQKELHKNVMEENYQTLSSLEIDESTRRHEETHPEESSKHLEVTKTVSEKDGADTCPCCDWKENCWNQYKPEESLKNLTGDSTENVTPCEQIRQHLREFTGLRLSSGSECASNVIKVHQKSHTRETSFPCSECNKSFIYPSQLKAHQKIHSGEKRFTCTDYNKSFTWKSKMKRQQRMHTAEKPFTCGECDKSFSGKSELKIHKRIHMGEKPFKYTVYDKMFGLKSQLKTYQRFQRGKKSYKCIECNKSFCTKSERKCHERIHSGKKQFQCTECDKSFTLKPQLKMHERTHKGEKRFKCTECDRSFSSKHELKMHESIHTGKKALTCTECDKSFSSKSNLIRHKKIHTGEKRNTCTECDKSFRCKSELKNHERIHTEEKPFTCSVCDKRFRFKSNLKRHKKIHTRERLFVYNEYDKSFILKQQVKMHGYFLAGKKIFICTECDKSFKCISELKSHERIHTEEKPFTCSECDQSFRFKSNLKRHESIHTGEKPFTCSECDKNFRCKSELKIHESIHSGDKSFTCRECDKNFRCKSELKSHERIHSGDKPFSCNECDNSFIWKSSLKRHERIHTREKLFPCSECNKSFICKSKLKSHERIHTGEKPFTCNECDESFIWKSSLKRHERIHTGEKQFTCFECDESFTCISKLKSHERIHTGEELFICNECDESFIWKSSLKRHKRIHTGEKPFTCSECDESFIWKTSLKNHKRIHTVEKPFA, from the coding sequence GACCAAAACTGTATCGGAGAAAGATGGAGCGGATACCTGCCCATGTTGTGATTGGAAGGAAAACTGCTGGAATCAGTACAAGCCAGAGGAAAGCCTGAAAAACCTGACAGGAGACTCCACTGAGAATGTGACTCCCTGTGAGCAAATTAGACAACACCTGAGAGAATTTACTGGGTTGAGACTCTCTTCAGGCAGTGAATGTGCAAGTAACGTAATAAAAGTTCACCAGAAGAGTCATACAAGAGAGACATCGTTtccatgtagtgaatgtaataaaagcttcatttATCCATCACAACTGAAAGCGCACCAGAAGATCCACTCAGGAGAAAAGCGATTTACATGTACAGACTATAATAAAAGCTTCACATGGAAATCAAAaatgaaaaggcagcaaaggATGCACACAGCAGAGAAACCATTCACTTGCGgtgagtgtgataaaagtttcagtGGGAAATCAGAACTGAAAATACACAAAAGAATCCACATGGGAGAAAAACCCTTCAAATACACAGTATATGATAAAATGTTTGGGTTAAAATCTCAACTGAAAACATATCAAAGGTTTCAAAGAGGTAAGAAATCATACAAATGCAttgagtgtaataaaagcttctGTACAAAATCAGAACGGAAATGCCATGAAAGGATCCACTCTGGAAAGAAACAATTTCAatgcactgagtgtgataaaagcttcacttTGAAACCTCAATTGAAAATGCATGAAAGGACACACAAAGGAGAGAAACGATTTAAATGCACTGAGTGTGATAGAAGCTTCAGTTCAAAACATGAGCTGAAAATGCATGAAAGTATCCACACAGGAAAGAAAGCATTAACGTGCAcggagtgtgataaaagcttcagcaGTAAATCAAATTTGATAAGGCATAAAaagatccacacaggagagaaacgaAATACATGCacagagtgtgataaaagcttcaggtGTAAATCAGAGCTGAAAAaccatgaaaggatccacacagaagagaaaccatttacatgcagtgTGTGTGATAAAAGATTTAGATTTAAATCAAATCTGAAAAGGCATAAAAAGATCCACACACGAGAGAGACTATTTGTATACAATGAATATGATAAAAGCTTCATTTTGAAACAACAAGTGAAAATGCATGGATATTTCCTTGCTGGAAAGAAAATATTCATTTGCAcggagtgtgataaaagcttcaagtGTATATCAGAACTGAAAAgccatgaaaggatccacacagaagagaaaccatttacatgcagtgAGTGTGATCAAAGCTTTAGGTTTAAATCAAATCTTAAAAGGCATGAAAgcatccacacaggagagaaaccatttacatgcagcGAGTGTGATAAAAACTTCAGGTGTAAATCGGAGCTGAAAATCCATGAAAGCATCCATTCAGGAGACAAATCATTTACATGCAGAGAGTGTGATAAAAACTTCAGGTGTAAATCAGAGCTGAAAAGCCATGAAAGGATCCACTCAGGAGACAAGCCATTTTCATGCAATGAGTGTGATAATAGCTTCATATGGAAATCCTCTCTGAAAAggcatgaaaggatccacacaaGAGAGAAACTATTTCCATGCAGTGAGTGTAATAAAAGCTTTATATGTAAATCAAAGCTGAAAAGCCATGAAAGgattcacacaggagagaaaccatttacatgcaatgAGTGTGATGAAAGCTTCATATGGAAATCCTCTCTTAAAAggcatgaaaggatccacacaggagagaaacaatTTACATGTTTTGAGTGTGATGAAAGCTTCACGTGTATATCAAAGCTGAAAAGCCATGAAAGGATTCACACAGGAGAGGAACTATTTATATGTAATGAGTGTGACGAAAGCTTCATATGGAAATCCTCTCTGAAAAGGCATaaaaggatccacacaggagagaaaccatttacatgcagtgAGTGTGATGAAAGCTTCATATGGAAAACATCTCTGAAAAACCATAAAAGGATTCACACAGTAGAGAAACCGTTTGCATGA